The genomic DNA ATCTTTAAAAAAAGGATCTAAATTATTTGCTTCTAAAACGCCATTGTCTAAATAATCTAGAACCTCTTTTAAGCTAGTAAATTGCCCAAAACTCCCATAAGGAGCAGTATACTCTATGTTTCTTAATGAAGGTACGCGAAAACGCATATAATCATCTATTTTTCCAGTAACTCTAGATCTTCCTCCTTCTTCTGTATCAGGATTTATAGGAAATCCGATATTTCTAAAACTCTGGTCTGTAAACAACTCTGAACTATGACAACTTGTACATTTTTCTTTAAAAATGGTATAACCCCTTGCTTCATCATCTGTAAAATACTCACCTTCATTTCGTTGTACTTTATCATATTTACTGTTGGCAGAAATTAATGTGTATTCGTATTGAGCAATACTGTTGTAAATTCTTTCCCCTGTTATTTTATCATCACCAAAAGCATTGTAAAAAAGATTGATATAATCTTCTTCAATTTCTAACTTACCAATTACTTCTAAAATAGAAGAATCCATTTCTTCATGTGTAATAATAGGAACTAGAGGTTGACTTTCTAAAACTTGTTTATTTCCATCCCAATTATAAAATTTCATAAATGCTAAGTTTTGAATTGGTGGCGTATTTCTAAATCCAACTCTTCCATAAATACCGATGGCTTGTGTTGTATTATCTGTAAACGCATTTTCTTGAAGGTGGCAACTAGCGCAAGAAATTGTGTTATTTGCACTTAGTTTTTTATCAAAAAAAAGTTTTTTACCTAATTCAACTCCGTATTTTGTGGGTTTATTGATGTAAAATGAATTGTTTAATTCTGGAAACTCTACAGGTATATTTACTTCAATTTCTGGATTATCGAAAATAAAAGGCTCATAAACATCTTCTTTAGTACAAGATGAAATTAGAAATAAGCTTAAAATACTCATTAATAACTTTTTCATTTTAATTATCTCTTAAAAAAAATGCAGCTTGCAATGTTTCATTGAAGCTGCACTTAAGTTTATAAATTTAGTTTACGTTTTCAACAGAAAACATTTCTTTAATATTTTCGACAAAAACGATCATATTATTAGAAGTATGCATACTTGGTGTTGCATTATCAGCACCTAATACAACGTCTGTTGCTCCACTTAATAAATAATCGAAATCTACTTTTATTGTAATTTTAGGAGAGTTGCTTCCTACTTTAGCATTTGTAGTAAGATTTAAGGTAACATCTCTATAAGCATCTACACCTTGGTTATCATCAATTGTACTACCAGAATGGAAAGATAATGCTGCATTATCATTTCCGTAAAAACCTTCAATTTTTGTAAAACGGTATCCAGTTCCCCATTCCCAGTGCATTTCTGTGTCATTTGCACCAGCTGCTGCATAAAAATTAGGAAAACTCTCTTGGTTTAAAGTGTTTAATTCTGTTTTCACTCCTAATCCAAATTTTATTTGGGTATAATTTGCCGTAGGAATATCATTTAAAACATATTGTAATGTTTCTGGTTTAGATTGATCAACTACTGTTGCACCTTCATCTAAATTGTTAACATTGTAAGGAATTTCTATTCCATCTGCTCTTATAAGACGAATGTTACTAATTACATATTTTAATTCAGAAAAATGATGAACTTGTCCCTCTGTAGAAGTATTTACCGTTGCATCTGCAGCAGTAGCATCACCCACAATAATTGTAGTATCGTTAAACGTGTTGTTAAACTCTAATGTTACATTGTTTGCAACAGGGATACTATCTTCATTACAAGAGACGATTGATAATGAGATTACTGATAATAAAAGGTACTTTTTTAAATTTTTCATTTGTTTTAATTTAGTTATAATGATTACTTTATTTAGTTATTAATATTTAAAAATTTATTTTTAAGGATGTAAAAATATTACGTCCCATTCTGGGGATATTTCCCCAATCTGCATAAGTGCTATAATATTCGTTAAATAGGTTTTCTGCACCCACTTGAAAAACCATTTTGTAATCTTGAATTTTAAAATTGTAATCTGCAGAAACATT from Polaribacter sp. ALD11 includes the following:
- a CDS encoding cytochrome-c peroxidase, which gives rise to MKKLLMSILSLFLISSCTKEDVYEPFIFDNPEIEVNIPVEFPELNNSFYINKPTKYGVELGKKLFFDKKLSANNTISCASCHLQENAFTDNTTQAIGIYGRVGFRNTPPIQNLAFMKFYNWDGNKQVLESQPLVPIITHEEMDSSILEVIGKLEIEEDYINLFYNAFGDDKITGERIYNSIAQYEYTLISANSKYDKVQRNEGEYFTDDEARGYTIFKEKCTSCHSSELFTDQSFRNIGFPINPDTEEGGRSRVTGKIDDYMRFRVPSLRNIEYTAPYGSFGQFTSLKEVLDYLDNGVLEANNLDPFFKDNENRIALTEEEKSNLISFMKTLSDIEFVGQ
- a CDS encoding MbnP family protein, which encodes MKNLKKYLLLSVISLSIVSCNEDSIPVANNVTLEFNNTFNDTTIIVGDATAADATVNTSTEGQVHHFSELKYVISNIRLIRADGIEIPYNVNNLDEGATVVDQSKPETLQYVLNDIPTANYTQIKFGLGVKTELNTLNQESFPNFYAAAGANDTEMHWEWGTGYRFTKIEGFYGNDNAALSFHSGSTIDDNQGVDAYRDVTLNLTTNAKVGSNSPKITIKVDFDYLLSGATDVVLGADNATPSMHTSNNMIVFVENIKEMFSVENVN